Proteins from one Mycobacterium adipatum genomic window:
- a CDS encoding helix-turn-helix transcriptional regulator, translating into MSELGEYLRSRRALVGPGDVGLMSTGHRRVPGLRREEVALLAGVSVDYYVRLEQGRERSPSAQVLDALGVALRLDDDGRQHLFRIAGLAPRPRVAGTQDRVDPALLRLMDAWPDNPALVYNRAYDVLATNAIADTLFGDFGAHGNLLALVFTEARARRFYVDWPSIAANSVAGFRRNYGEAPSDPRVATVLAEMLAVSPEFADLWAHHDVRGKTLSTKTFRHPDVGTITLQMQTFGVRSTPGQELVVYQAEPGSPSADALALLGSLGATAGR; encoded by the coding sequence ATGTCGGAGTTGGGTGAGTACCTGCGCAGCAGGCGCGCCCTGGTCGGCCCGGGTGATGTGGGGCTGATGAGCACCGGGCACCGCCGGGTGCCCGGGCTGCGGCGCGAGGAGGTGGCCCTGCTGGCCGGGGTCAGCGTGGACTACTACGTCCGTCTGGAACAGGGCCGGGAACGGTCACCGTCCGCGCAGGTGCTCGACGCGCTCGGGGTTGCGCTGCGCCTCGATGACGACGGTCGCCAGCATCTGTTCCGGATCGCCGGGCTGGCGCCGCGACCGCGCGTCGCGGGCACCCAGGACCGGGTCGACCCCGCCTTGCTGCGGCTGATGGATGCCTGGCCCGACAATCCGGCACTGGTCTACAACCGGGCCTATGACGTGCTGGCCACCAACGCGATCGCCGACACGCTGTTCGGTGATTTCGGCGCCCACGGCAATCTGCTGGCCTTGGTGTTCACCGAGGCGCGCGCCCGCCGGTTCTACGTCGATTGGCCCTCGATCGCGGCGAACTCCGTCGCGGGCTTCCGCCGCAACTACGGGGAAGCACCCTCGGACCCGCGGGTCGCGACCGTCCTCGCCGAAATGCTGGCGGTCAGCCCCGAATTCGCAGATCTCTGGGCGCATCACGATGTCCGGGGGAAAACGCTGTCCACCAAGACGTTTCGACATCCGGACGTCGGGACGATCACCTTGCAGATGCAGACCTTCGGGGTGCGGTCGACGCCGGGCCAGGAGCTGGTGGTCTATCAGGCCGAACCGGGTTCCCCCAGTGCGGACGCGTTGGCGCTGCTCGGCAGCCTCGGGGCCACCGCCGGCCGCTGA
- a CDS encoding amidohydrolase family protein, whose amino-acid sequence MLIQRAALLDGRVVDLRVEAQITAVAEHLTPHAGEQVHDAAGGAVIPGLHDHHVHVHSAAAAAHSVRVGPADVGDRADLARVLAAAEPGEDGWIRAVGYHEAVAGPLDRDRLDTLAPTVPVRVQHRSGILWTLNSAGLAAVGLADHPDGRLRSADRAWSDALQRRDTALDDLSNRLSAHGVTGITDATPDLDIGEMVKLDEVHRHGGMRQRLHHLAPGKRILHDDGLDLDDLTDWVARRHRDGAPVAVHCVTAAQLVITIAALRAAGGHPDDRIEHAAVVPDDCVDDLAALGVTVVTQPNFVAERGEQYLVDVPAEEHHQLWRVASLVAAGVKVALSTDMPFGNGDPWACMRAAVHRRTPTGTVLGEAERIDARTALNLFFGTATAPTVPRTVAPGQPGDLCVLAVPPETLLSELDGEAVAATVIAGEIAYRR is encoded by the coding sequence ATGTTGATTCAACGGGCGGCCCTGCTCGACGGGCGGGTGGTCGACCTCCGGGTCGAGGCGCAGATCACCGCGGTGGCCGAGCATCTGACCCCGCACGCCGGTGAACAGGTGCACGATGCGGCCGGTGGTGCGGTCATCCCCGGCCTGCACGACCATCACGTACACGTGCATTCCGCTGCGGCCGCCGCGCATTCGGTACGGGTCGGGCCCGCGGACGTCGGTGACCGGGCGGATTTGGCTCGGGTGCTGGCCGCCGCCGAGCCGGGTGAGGACGGGTGGATCCGCGCGGTGGGGTACCACGAGGCGGTGGCCGGGCCGCTGGACCGGGACCGGCTGGACACGCTCGCCCCGACGGTGCCGGTGCGCGTCCAGCACCGCAGCGGGATCCTGTGGACGCTGAACTCCGCGGGACTGGCCGCCGTCGGCCTGGCCGATCATCCCGACGGGCGGTTGCGCAGCGCCGACCGCGCCTGGTCGGATGCCCTGCAACGCCGCGACACCGCGCTCGACGACCTGAGCAACCGGCTCAGCGCCCATGGCGTCACCGGTATCACCGATGCCACCCCGGACCTCGATATCGGCGAGATGGTCAAACTCGACGAGGTGCACCGGCACGGCGGAATGCGGCAACGACTGCACCACCTGGCACCGGGAAAACGCATCCTGCATGACGACGGTCTCGACCTCGACGACCTCACCGACTGGGTGGCCCGCCGCCACCGCGACGGCGCACCGGTGGCGGTGCACTGCGTGACCGCGGCCCAACTCGTCATCACCATCGCCGCGCTGCGTGCCGCAGGTGGCCACCCCGATGACCGCATCGAGCACGCCGCCGTGGTGCCCGACGACTGTGTGGACGACCTCGCCGCGCTCGGTGTCACCGTGGTCACCCAGCCCAATTTCGTGGCCGAACGCGGCGAGCAGTATCTGGTCGACGTGCCGGCCGAGGAGCACCACCAGCTGTGGCGGGTGGCGTCGCTGGTGGCCGCCGGGGTGAAGGTGGCGCTGTCCACGGACATGCCGTTCGGCAACGGTGATCCGTGGGCGTGCATGCGCGCCGCGGTGCACCGTCGCACCCCCACCGGCACGGTGCTGGGCGAGGCCGAGCGCATCGACGCGCGTACCGCGCTGAACCTCTTCTTCGGCACGGCCACCGCCCCGACCGTGCCGCGCACGGTCGCTCCCGGCCAGCCGGGCGATCTCTGCGTGCTTGCGGTACCGCCTGAGACGCTGTTGTCCGAACTCGACGGCGAGGCCGTGGCGGCCACCGTGATCGCCGGCGAGATCGCCTATCGCCGGTGA
- a CDS encoding MFS transporter, which produces MSASRVLGNRVFRRLFAAQIVALGGTGLLTVALSLLAYDLAGPAAGAVLGTVLAIKMLAYVFVAPVMAVMTDRLPRRAVLVCADLTRAAVALLLPFVGQVWQVFVLVFVLQAASATFTPAFQAVIPSVLTDERDYTRALSLSRLAYDLEAAASPVLAAAMLMVMSYNSLFAGTVVGFLLSAALVLRTAVPEITPDGAPWRRRLFSGLRIMLTHRELRALVAMNLAVAAATALVMVNTVVYVRGMLGGSAAEVAMLLAGYGAGSMTVALLVPRLLTVLTDRVVMLAGAGAAAGGLVVVAMVLVAGDPSRPVLAGAWVLLGAATSLVNTPAGRLLRRASTERNRTALFTAQFSLSHAGFLLTYPIAGWVGAAVNQGLAAVTLAILASIAALAAAWIMARRGAADGQDAARESPSRPVAESRP; this is translated from the coding sequence GTGAGTGCATCGCGCGTCTTGGGCAACCGGGTGTTCCGGCGGCTCTTCGCCGCGCAGATCGTGGCGCTCGGCGGGACCGGGCTGCTGACGGTCGCGCTCAGCCTGCTGGCCTACGACCTGGCCGGACCCGCCGCCGGAGCCGTGCTCGGCACCGTGCTCGCGATCAAGATGCTGGCCTATGTCTTCGTTGCGCCGGTGATGGCGGTGATGACCGATCGGCTGCCGCGCCGGGCAGTGCTGGTGTGCGCCGATCTGACCAGGGCCGCGGTTGCGCTGCTGCTGCCGTTCGTCGGGCAGGTCTGGCAGGTCTTCGTGCTGGTATTCGTCCTGCAGGCGGCTTCGGCGACGTTCACGCCGGCCTTTCAGGCGGTGATCCCCAGCGTGCTCACCGACGAGCGGGACTACACGCGCGCTCTGTCGTTGTCCCGGTTGGCGTATGACCTGGAGGCGGCCGCCAGCCCGGTCCTGGCCGCCGCGATGCTCATGGTGATGTCCTACAACAGTCTGTTCGCCGGAACGGTTGTCGGGTTCCTGCTCTCGGCCGCGCTGGTGCTACGCACGGCGGTGCCCGAGATCACCCCCGACGGTGCCCCGTGGCGCCGTCGATTGTTCTCTGGCCTACGAATCATGCTGACCCACCGTGAGTTACGTGCCCTTGTCGCGATGAATCTGGCAGTGGCCGCGGCCACCGCGCTGGTGATGGTCAACACCGTGGTGTACGTGCGCGGCATGCTCGGCGGCAGTGCGGCCGAGGTGGCGATGCTGCTGGCCGGCTACGGGGCGGGATCGATGACGGTGGCGCTGCTGGTGCCGCGTCTGCTCACCGTCCTGACCGATCGGGTGGTCATGCTCGCCGGCGCCGGTGCGGCCGCGGGCGGACTCGTGGTGGTTGCGATGGTCCTGGTGGCCGGCGACCCGAGCCGGCCCGTGCTGGCCGGCGCTTGGGTGCTGCTGGGCGCGGCGACATCGCTGGTGAACACCCCGGCGGGGCGGCTGCTGCGCCGGGCGAGCACCGAGCGCAACCGGACCGCGCTGTTCACCGCTCAGTTCTCGCTGTCGCACGCCGGGTTCCTGCTGACCTATCCGATCGCCGGCTGGGTCGGCGCGGCGGTCAATCAGGGGCTGGCTGCGGTGACACTCGCTATCCTCGCATCAATCGCGGCACTCGCCGCGGCATGGATCATGGCGCGGAGAGGTGCGGCAGATGGGCAAGACGCAGCCCGGGAAAGTCCGTCCCGTCCCGTCGCCGAGTCTCGTCCATGA
- a CDS encoding acyl dehydratase, with protein sequence MTLTSGAAATHQSILGDRLRLALDAGLAAAVTGEPGPLAHPALVCDVAIGQSTLVTQRVKANLFYRGLDFHRFPVIGDTLSTRTEVVALRQNTAKAGRAATGLAALRMTTADQDGRSVLDFYRCAMLPLSADDVHTGHCDDLAAVGADRKAPPDPTAAWNAAAFTGAGFDSDLVGAVLHSTADVVSNAPELARLSLNIAATHHDWRVGGQRLVYGGHTIGLALAQATRLLPDLAVVLGWQSCDHTGPVHENDTLHSELHIEGAEPTSAGTRLRLRSLVYTAGEDGRQVLDWRFTALHF encoded by the coding sequence ATGACCCTGACCTCCGGTGCGGCCGCCACGCACCAAAGCATTCTCGGCGATCGGCTCCGGCTGGCGCTGGACGCCGGACTGGCCGCGGCGGTCACCGGCGAGCCCGGCCCGCTGGCGCACCCCGCCCTGGTCTGCGATGTGGCCATCGGGCAGTCGACCCTGGTCACCCAGCGCGTGAAGGCCAACCTGTTCTACCGCGGGCTCGACTTCCACCGTTTCCCGGTCATCGGGGACACCCTGAGCACCCGCACCGAGGTGGTCGCCCTGCGGCAGAACACCGCCAAGGCGGGCCGGGCCGCGACCGGACTGGCGGCCCTGCGGATGACCACCGCCGACCAGGACGGGCGATCGGTCCTGGACTTCTACCGCTGCGCGATGCTGCCGCTGTCCGCCGATGATGTGCACACCGGGCACTGCGATGACCTGGCCGCGGTGGGCGCCGACCGAAAGGCCCCGCCGGATCCGACCGCGGCCTGGAACGCCGCGGCATTCACCGGAGCAGGTTTTGACAGTGACCTGGTCGGCGCCGTGCTGCACAGTACCGCCGACGTCGTCAGCAACGCACCGGAGTTGGCCCGGCTCTCGCTGAACATCGCTGCCACCCACCACGATTGGCGGGTCGGCGGACAGCGCCTTGTGTACGGCGGGCATACCATCGGGCTGGCCTTGGCCCAGGCCACCCGGCTCCTGCCCGATCTGGCGGTCGTGCTGGGCTGGCAATCCTGTGATCACACCGGACCCGTCCACGAGAACGACACCCTGCACAGCGAGTTGCACATCGAGGGCGCCGAGCCCACCTCCGCGGGCACCCGGCTGCGGCTTCGTTCGCTCGTGTACACCGCGGGCGAGGACGGCAGACAGGTGCTGGATTGGCGCTTCACCGCACTGCATTTCTGA
- a CDS encoding CoA transferase has product MSTVRVPQALCARAQDTADAYTSRTGVVVDAATLLTGRAALLGLSANGQISAGGATRLLRAADTWCALTLSRPDDTAAVPALIEADDVGADPWRVLRQWVAARPAADAVERARLLGMPAAVLGEVPPAPPVSRPCGPRGTRRAPLLVADLSSMWAGPLCGQLLRGAGATVVKVESPRRPDGTRTGSTAFFDWMNRGKLSYAVEFDDRTAMRRLLEAADVVIEASRPAALVRRGLGPTDVSPRAGRVWLRLTGYGSDGDMATRVAFGDDAAVAGGLVEYGTEGPVFVGDAVADPLAGLHAATAVTDALARGGGELIEISMAATAAGYAGFVGGPAREPIRPQTGSPASALGADGAAVHALLDERHSVSC; this is encoded by the coding sequence GTGAGCACCGTGCGCGTTCCGCAGGCATTGTGTGCGCGGGCCCAAGACACGGCCGACGCGTACACCAGCCGCACCGGGGTCGTCGTCGATGCCGCCACGCTGCTCACCGGCAGAGCGGCGCTGCTCGGGCTGAGCGCCAACGGCCAGATCTCGGCCGGCGGGGCCACCCGCCTGCTGCGCGCCGCCGACACCTGGTGCGCGCTCACCCTGTCCCGCCCCGACGACACCGCCGCAGTCCCGGCGCTGATCGAGGCCGACGACGTCGGTGCCGACCCGTGGCGGGTGCTGCGGCAGTGGGTGGCCGCCCGGCCCGCGGCCGACGCCGTGGAGCGCGCCCGCCTGCTCGGTATGCCGGCCGCGGTCCTCGGTGAGGTGCCGCCGGCCCCGCCGGTGAGCCGGCCCTGCGGGCCACGTGGCACACGGCGGGCGCCGCTGCTGGTGGCCGACCTGTCGTCGATGTGGGCGGGACCGCTGTGCGGGCAGCTGCTCCGTGGCGCCGGTGCCACCGTGGTCAAGGTGGAAAGCCCGCGACGTCCCGACGGCACGCGAACGGGATCGACCGCCTTCTTCGACTGGATGAACCGCGGAAAGCTCTCCTATGCGGTCGAATTCGACGATCGAACGGCCATGCGGCGGCTGCTCGAGGCCGCCGACGTCGTGATCGAGGCATCCCGGCCGGCGGCACTGGTCCGCCGTGGCCTGGGACCGACCGACGTCTCACCGCGGGCCGGGCGGGTCTGGTTGCGCCTCACCGGATATGGCAGTGACGGCGACATGGCCACCCGGGTGGCCTTCGGTGACGACGCGGCGGTCGCCGGTGGACTGGTCGAATATGGCACCGAAGGACCGGTATTCGTCGGTGACGCCGTCGCGGATCCGTTGGCCGGACTGCACGCCGCGACCGCCGTGACCGACGCGCTGGCCCGCGGTGGTGGCGAGCTCATCGAGATCTCGATGGCGGCGACCGCGGCCGGCTATGCCGGGTTTGTCGGTGGCCCCGCACGGGAACCCATCAGACCGCAGACGGGGTCGCCGGCATCCGCGCTGGGCGCCGACGGCGCCGCGGTGCACGCGCTGCTGGACGAAAGGCATTCCGTGTCATGTTGA
- a CDS encoding SDR family oxidoreductase — MTATKIVLVTGATSGIGAAVARRLATQGHRVLAGGRRADRLAELAGDNLQVRRLDVTDRADFAAFVDHAIAAYGRIDVIVNNAGVMPLSRMDALLVDQWDAMIDVNIRGLLNGIAAGLPHFQRQGSGHFVTVASVGAHEVVPTAAVYCATKHAAWAITEGLRQELDPAIRVTTVSPGVVESELAESITDAGAAAAMKAYRADAIEPDAIARAIGYAIDEPAEVDVNELVIRPARQR; from the coding sequence ATGACCGCAACCAAGATCGTCCTCGTCACCGGAGCCACCAGCGGTATCGGCGCGGCGGTGGCCCGCAGGCTGGCCACCCAGGGCCACCGGGTGCTCGCCGGCGGACGCCGCGCAGACCGGCTCGCCGAACTCGCCGGCGACAACCTTCAGGTGCGCCGCCTCGACGTCACCGACCGCGCCGACTTCGCCGCGTTCGTCGACCACGCGATCGCCGCCTACGGCCGCATCGATGTCATCGTCAACAATGCCGGCGTGATGCCGCTGTCGCGGATGGACGCACTGCTGGTCGACCAATGGGACGCCATGATCGACGTCAACATTCGGGGATTGCTGAACGGGATCGCCGCCGGGCTGCCACATTTCCAGCGGCAGGGCAGCGGGCATTTCGTGACCGTGGCGTCCGTCGGCGCGCACGAGGTGGTGCCCACCGCGGCGGTGTACTGCGCGACCAAGCACGCGGCCTGGGCGATCACCGAGGGCCTGCGACAGGAACTCGATCCGGCCATCCGGGTCACCACCGTCTCCCCCGGAGTGGTGGAATCCGAACTGGCCGAATCGATCACCGATGCAGGCGCGGCCGCGGCGATGAAGGCCTACCGTGCCGACGCCATCGAGCCGGACGCCATCGCCCGGGCGATCGGCTATGCGATCGACGAACCCGCCGAGGTCGACGTCAACGAGTTGGTGATCCGGCCGGCACGTCAGCGCTGA
- a CDS encoding ArsR/SmtB family transcription factor, with product MGKTQPGKVRPVPSPSLVHDASPDRDRLDAASETFRMLADPTRLHLLWLLTQGEADVSALAEVTGGSRTAVSQHLAKLRFARLVDTRKDGRRVFYRLRDGHLGRLVQEGLNHADHRVTGEPPHS from the coding sequence ATGGGCAAGACGCAGCCCGGGAAAGTCCGTCCCGTCCCGTCGCCGAGTCTCGTCCATGACGCCTCGCCCGACCGCGACCGCCTCGACGCCGCCAGCGAGACCTTCCGGATGCTGGCAGACCCGACCCGGCTACATCTGCTCTGGCTGCTGACCCAGGGCGAGGCCGATGTCAGCGCGCTGGCCGAGGTGACCGGAGGGTCCCGCACCGCCGTCAGCCAGCACCTGGCCAAACTGCGGTTCGCCCGGCTGGTCGACACCCGCAAGGACGGCCGACGGGTGTTCTACCGGCTGCGCGACGGGCACCTGGGCAGGCTGGTCCAGGAAGGCCTCAACCACGCCGACCACCGGGTGACCGGCGAGCCGCCGCACAGCTGA